In Neovison vison isolate M4711 unplaced genomic scaffold, ASM_NN_V1 Scaffold_156, whole genome shotgun sequence, the DNA window CCACCCGAGGGCTGCTGCTATTTTTGCCCAGCATGCTGTGCCCGTCTCCGCTCCTCTCGTGGCCCCGGTGGAGGCACGAGGTTCCTTCTGGGCGGTGATGGGAGCATGGCCTGCGTGGAGAGGCAAAGGCGgtccccttgtcgggctctggcCGCGAGCGCTCAGGATTGCCCTGTGCCTATCCCTTACCgcagacccacccctgcccccaggcccttggAGGCCTTTGGGACGCCGTTTCGCGGGGCTCGGTCGGGGGGACGAATGGGTGGGGGCGATGCGCCCTCGGTGAGAAAGCCTTCTCTAGCGATCCGAGAGGGTGCCTTGGGGGTACCGGAACCCCCCAGCTGCCGCCCCTCCTCTGCGCGTAGTGGCCACCGATGCGGGGTGACTACCGTTGCGTGTTGGGCAGAGCCCCCTCTCTGCGAGGGGTCTGCCGGCCCCGCGGTGGGGCCGAGCGTCGCTCTCTTGCCTACCGCGGCCTGCGCCTCCCCCCTCCGAGTCGGGGGAGGATCCCGCCGGGCCTGGCTGGCGTCTGGCACGTGGGGCTCCCGTGTGGCGTGCGAGTGCGTGCGTGCGTGGCCACTCCCCCGCGGCCGTGCGTCTCCTGCCCTGTTGCCGTGCGAGCGGCTGCGTCTGCTGCCCGCTCCCGTGGAGTGGCCGCCGGCGGTGACGTCTGGGCACGGGTCGGGCCCGCTCTCGCCTGGGGGCGCTTCCCCCCGGGTCGTGGTTCCGGGATGGACTAGGCAGACGGGCGGAGGTTTAAAACGGGCCCCTGCGGCGGGGGTCCCGTGGGGGTGGGCGGGCCCCAGCGGTGTGGGGCCCGGTTCGCGGGGGGGAGGAGGCGCGCCAAGGGTGCTGAGGCTGGCCGGCGTCCCCGGGCGTCGCGGGACCGCTCTCGTGCTGGTGGCGGTGGGATCCCGTGCACGTTTACCT includes these proteins:
- the LOC122898177 gene encoding nascent polypeptide-associated complex subunit alpha, muscle-specific form-like; the protein is MGGGGQRRQGEGAQRATADQRVRSGSGGKGAPTKARAGPPGKRARDPTATSTRAVPRRPGTPASLSTLGAPPPPREPGPTPLGPAHPHGTPAAGARFKPPPVCLVHPGTTTRGEAPPGESGPDPCPDVTAGGHSTGAGSRRSRSHGNRAGDARPRGSGHARTHSHATREPHVPDASQARRDPPPTRRGEAQAAVGKRATLGPTAGPADPSQRGGSAQHATVVTPHRWPLRAEEGRQLGGSGTPKAPSRIAREGFLTEGASPPPIRPPDRAPRNGVPKASKGLGAGVGLRPCSHHRPEGTSCLHRGHERSGDGHSMLGKNSSSPRVAKRHSAGPARH